The nucleotide window TCCAAATCCTCTACATAACTAGTCAAAGGAATTCAACGGCTGCCAAAGAATACAATTAGGAGATAAATTTTACAGGGGGTGGATAAGCATGGATAAATTTAACGAATTGGTATCTACTCAAATGCAAACAATGGAAAAGCTTCTGTATTTGCAGTCTGAACTGGAAAGGTGCCAGGAGATTGAAAAGCAGCTGGATGCCCTGAAGCAAAATGCAGAGTTAGAGGAGCTTCGCTTGGAAATTGACCGTAAAAAGCAGGATCTGAAGGAAATCCACCGGATGTTCGAAAAGCAGACGGAGGATGTCATTCATACCTATCAGCAGTTGGCTGTTACATTACGTTAAATTTTTTATAAAGGCACTTTTAGTATTGTTGCTTATCATCAGACCTCTTGTTGAAAATGTTTACTCCGTAACGGCCATGTGAAGCAATTTGAAGAACCCGTGAAGCGGGAATTTACATTTGAAAGAGAAAGCGGTAAAAGTTCAGGAAAAGAGCAATCCATCCGAAAAAAATGAATTTTTATAAAAATTTAAGCAATTTTAAAGGGTCATCGATGGAAATCGATGGCTCTTTTGTTTTAAATTCTCTCGTTAACCGTTATAATAATAAAAAATAGGAATCGTTCTTTGTTGCCTTTTGTCGTTTTAAAGAAACCGAGATAAATATACATTGATAGGTTGCAAAGTTTCCGGGAAAGGAAAGTAGGGGAGAAGAACATGGGCGTACCCACAGAAGGTGAACCAATTCAAATCCA belongs to Mesobacillus sp. AQ2 and includes:
- a CDS encoding YgaB family protein, which produces MDKFNELVSTQMQTMEKLLYLQSELERCQEIEKQLDALKQNAELEELRLEIDRKKQDLKEIHRMFEKQTEDVIHTYQQLAVTLR